The following proteins are encoded in a genomic region of Corallococcus silvisoli:
- a CDS encoding aminotransferase class I/II-fold pyridoxal phosphate-dependent enzyme, giving the protein MLDFTSALYLGLEHSSGSLAPWERLTLGTPAILEEPPGTQETSRALAELVGCERGLFARSTLHLFWDVFGALAGRPVALYWDEGSYPVVRWGFERVVARGGPVRSFPHHSPEALARLLARAPRQGLRPVVVCDGWCPGCGALAPLDAYLEVVRAHGGLLILDDTQALGVFGMPGPGLPYGAGGGGSLRWYGIHGPDVLWCGSMAKALGVPMALMAGGARVVARYEERSETRMHCSPPSVADLHAAEHAVAINRRKGDALREALALRVAHFRGRLRRSGLASVGGRFPVQRIQLPRGVNPRAVHERLHRRGIRTVLQRSRCGPEVSVSFILTARHGAEELTHAVEALVEAVDGRQQRRTRHE; this is encoded by the coding sequence GTGCTCGACTTCACCTCCGCGCTCTACCTGGGCCTGGAGCACTCCAGCGGATCGCTCGCGCCGTGGGAGCGGCTCACCCTGGGCACTCCGGCCATCCTCGAGGAGCCCCCCGGAACGCAAGAGACGTCACGCGCCCTGGCGGAGCTGGTGGGCTGCGAGCGGGGGCTGTTCGCCCGCTCCACGCTGCACCTGTTCTGGGACGTGTTCGGAGCGCTCGCGGGGCGCCCCGTGGCCCTCTACTGGGATGAAGGCAGCTACCCGGTGGTGCGGTGGGGGTTCGAGCGGGTGGTGGCGCGCGGCGGACCCGTGAGGAGCTTTCCCCATCATTCGCCCGAGGCCCTGGCGAGGCTCCTGGCACGGGCGCCGCGCCAGGGGCTCCGGCCGGTGGTGGTCTGCGACGGTTGGTGTCCGGGCTGCGGCGCGCTGGCGCCGCTCGACGCGTACCTGGAGGTGGTCCGGGCCCATGGGGGCCTGCTCATCCTGGACGACACCCAAGCCTTGGGAGTGTTCGGCATGCCGGGGCCCGGCCTGCCATACGGAGCCGGCGGAGGGGGTTCGCTGCGCTGGTACGGCATCCACGGGCCAGATGTCCTGTGGTGCGGCTCGATGGCGAAGGCCTTGGGTGTGCCGATGGCGCTGATGGCCGGCGGCGCGCGGGTGGTGGCCAGGTACGAGGAGCGCAGCGAGACGCGGATGCATTGCAGTCCACCTTCGGTGGCGGATCTCCATGCCGCCGAGCACGCGGTGGCCATCAATCGCCGGAAAGGCGACGCGCTCCGGGAGGCGCTGGCGCTGCGGGTGGCGCACTTCCGGGGGCGGCTGCGGCGGTCGGGGTTGGCCTCGGTGGGCGGGCGGTTCCCGGTGCAGCGGATCCAGCTTCCTCGCGGGGTGAACCCGCGAGCGGTCCACGAGCGGCTGCACCGGCGTGGCATCCGGACCGTGCTCCAGCGCTCGCGCTGCGGTCCGGAGGTGTCGGTGAGCTTCATCCTCACCGCGCGGCACGGCGCGGAGGAGCTGACTCACGCAGTGGAGGCGCTGGTGGAAGCCGTCGACGGAAGGCAGCAGCGGAGGACACGTCATGAATGA